The following are encoded together in the Lusitaniella coriacea LEGE 07157 genome:
- a CDS encoding XisI protein, producing the protein MAKLTQYRQIIQKILTEYRDWAAGSNQIGVQECVAFDEERDHYFWFNVGWDGKQRDFGVTVCLRMENSKIWIEEDWTKQGIANDLLEAGVPPEDIVLGFQHPSKRPLTEFAIA; encoded by the coding sequence ATGGCTAAACTAACTCAGTATCGCCAAATCATCCAAAAAATTCTGACCGAATATCGAGATTGGGCAGCAGGCTCGAACCAAATTGGCGTGCAAGAATGTGTTGCTTTTGATGAAGAACGCGATCATTACTTCTGGTTTAATGTTGGCTGGGATGGCAAACAGCGAGATTTTGGGGTGACGGTCTGTCTTCGCATGGAAAACAGCAAAATTTGGATCGAAGAAGATTGGACAAAGCAAGGCATCGCCAACGATCTACTGGAGGCTGGAGTTCCTCCTGAAGACATTGTTCTCGGCTTTCAGCATCCTAGTAAACGCCCCTTGACTGAATTTGCAATTGCTTAA
- a CDS encoding peptide ABC transporter substrate-binding protein codes for MAINFLTQSSETSTVRLSREPIATPQPHRETVKILLIGSPQGVTNIIHTLHYLGFAEVGAWSPPQPTGNPGEVVSLLLRQLMLR; via the coding sequence ATGGCAATAAATTTTTTAACTCAATCCTCCGAAACCTCCACCGTTCGTCTCTCCCGCGAACCCATCGCTACGCCACAACCCCATCGAGAAACTGTTAAAATCCTCCTCATCGGTTCTCCCCAAGGCGTGACAAACATTATCCATACATTGCATTACTTAGGTTTTGCAGAAGTCGGTGCGTGGAGTCCCCCACAACCCACAGGCAATCCTGGAGAAGTGGTTAGCCTTCTGCTGCGTCAGTTGATGCTTCGTTAA
- a CDS encoding DUF5674 family protein, with protein sequence MIHLIRDHATQAQIDEMLQILGAYIKLAVDIEQGILAGGGELHADCEQVLLENGSQQENIWGADWNPFTQKVTYEALINIRPRQNNRSMEILDPVIRERVEQIARQILGGVGT encoded by the coding sequence ATGATTCACTTAATTCGCGATCACGCGACACAAGCGCAAATTGACGAAATGCTTCAGATACTTGGAGCATACATTAAACTGGCAGTAGACATCGAGCAGGGGATTCTCGCAGGAGGAGGAGAACTTCATGCTGACTGCGAACAGGTTTTGCTTGAAAATGGCAGTCAGCAGGAAAATATTTGGGGAGCAGACTGGAACCCTTTTACACAAAAAGTGACTTACGAAGCACTCATCAATATCCGTCCCCGTCAGAATAATCGCTCGATGGAAATCCTCGATCCTGTCATTCGAGAGCGAGTAGAGCAGATTGCTCGACAAATACTAGGAGGCGTAGGCACATGA
- a CDS encoding type II toxin-antitoxin system RelE family toxin → MRSRTTKEFRKLFANLPKQVQEQTRTAYRQFKENPSYPSLRFKKVHPELPIYSARINKSYRAVGQLDGDTVIWFWVGSHAEYNKLLEQL, encoded by the coding sequence GTGAGATCGCGCACTACTAAAGAGTTTCGTAAATTGTTCGCTAATTTACCCAAACAAGTTCAAGAGCAAACCCGTACAGCGTATCGTCAGTTTAAGGAAAACCCAAGCTATCCAAGTCTTCGTTTTAAGAAGGTGCATCCAGAGTTGCCAATTTACTCTGCCCGTATTAACAAAAGCTATCGAGCAGTAGGTCAATTGGATGGAGATACAGTGATTTGGTTTTGGGTTGGTTCACACGCAGAGTACAACAAGTTGCTAGAGCAGTTATAG
- a CDS encoding aspartyl protease family protein, translating into MRNGERYSFVSSNIALGEASFRPYLPFTLVHQQNSVTVSGLFDTGASVNVLPYSVGIELGYEWERQTTALSLTGNLAQYEARVVLIQAIVGQFEPVQLVFAWTQASNVPLILGQVNFFMEFDVCFYRSQLQFEVVPKLAAIERSPQP; encoded by the coding sequence ATGCGTAATGGCGAGCGATACTCCTTTGTCTCTAGCAACATTGCCCTTGGCGAAGCCAGCTTTCGCCCCTACTTGCCATTCACTTTAGTCCATCAACAAAATTCCGTCACAGTCTCAGGTCTATTTGACACTGGAGCTAGCGTCAACGTGCTACCCTATTCAGTCGGTATCGAGCTGGGTTACGAATGGGAAAGACAGACCACAGCGTTAAGTTTAACAGGCAATTTAGCTCAGTATGAGGCACGGGTCGTGCTGATTCAGGCAATTGTGGGTCAATTCGAGCCTGTGCAGTTGGTATTCGCCTGGACACAGGCTAGCAACGTGCCGCTTATTCTGGGACAGGTTAACTTCTTTATGGAGTTTGATGTCTGTTTCTACCGTTCGCAGTTGCAGTTCGAGGTCGTTCCTAAATTAGCTGCCATAGAGCGATCGCCACAACCTTAA
- a CDS encoding anti-sigma factor antagonist (This anti-anti-sigma factor, or anti-sigma factor antagonist, belongs to a family that includes characterized members SpoIIAA, RsbV, RsfA, and RsfB.), which yields MNSQIPEDRFPINVSDDTPVIQMPPRLSVLEAVAFEHSYQPLLQQDSSAKRIILNLENTTFIDSSGVGALVRSFKAMDASGVKLILQNVNTPVMGVLSMTNLDRVLTIEHIIPAENAVPRPKAQRSQLPETHPSVRSWIKRFIDVIGSLVGLGITAILFVPIAIAIKLDSPGPIFFEQTRCGWMGKHFTIWKFRSMCNDAEALKNRIDNQASGAFFKNKNDPRVTQVGYFLRRTSLDELPQFWNVLKGEMSLVGTRPPTPNEVEIYKIPEWQRLDVKPGMTGEWQVNGRSRVSNFEDVIRLDLRYQTNWSLRYDIQLILKTIAIVFNRDSGAY from the coding sequence ATGAATAGCCAAATCCCAGAAGATCGGTTCCCGATTAACGTCTCTGACGATACGCCTGTTATCCAAATGCCTCCTCGCTTGAGCGTGTTAGAAGCCGTCGCTTTCGAGCATAGCTATCAACCGCTATTACAGCAAGATTCCAGCGCTAAACGAATTATTCTCAACCTCGAAAACACGACATTTATTGATAGTAGTGGCGTGGGGGCATTAGTCCGCAGTTTTAAAGCGATGGATGCGAGTGGAGTCAAACTGATTCTCCAAAATGTGAATACTCCGGTGATGGGGGTATTGTCGATGACGAATCTCGATCGCGTGTTGACCATCGAACATATCATCCCTGCTGAAAACGCGGTACCGCGCCCCAAAGCGCAGCGCAGTCAATTGCCGGAGACGCATCCTTCGGTGCGTTCCTGGATTAAGCGATTCATTGATGTGATTGGCAGTCTTGTGGGGTTGGGCATTACTGCCATTTTATTCGTTCCGATCGCGATCGCGATTAAACTCGACAGTCCGGGACCCATTTTCTTCGAGCAAACCCGTTGTGGCTGGATGGGAAAGCATTTTACCATTTGGAAATTCCGCTCCATGTGCAACGATGCAGAAGCCCTAAAAAACAGAATCGACAACCAAGCCAGCGGTGCATTTTTCAAAAATAAAAACGATCCCCGCGTCACGCAAGTGGGTTACTTCTTGCGCCGTACCAGTCTGGATGAATTGCCTCAATTCTGGAACGTTCTTAAAGGGGAAATGAGTTTGGTGGGAACCCGTCCCCCCACGCCCAATGAAGTCGAAATTTATAAAATTCCTGAATGGCAGCGATTGGATGTTAAACCGGGAATGACGGGAGAGTGGCAGGTGAACGGGCGATCGCGCGTGAGTAATTTTGAAGATGTCATTCGCCTCGATTTACGCTACCAAACAAACTGGAGTTTGCGGTACGATATTCAACTTATTCTCAAAACCATCGCGATCGTCTTCAATCGAGACAGTGGTGCCTATTAA
- a CDS encoding efflux RND transporter periplasmic adaptor subunit — MDRAAEDEKIQLNGKVIEPTESERKVEIAEPLVSSKKSSWLSGGRGVVLGVGLGLFFALIGSRIVQPGSANDAQKPETPAAESQAPARSVTVAEVESQAVNRTLDATGTVEAFEMIPVMAEATGLKIQSVLVDEGDIVQKGQLLARLDNSILQAQLVQAQAGVQQAEARLAQLRAGSRTEEVARARESASSAEAAVRQAQSDLTLARQRAKSNRMLASEGAIARDRLNEVLTIERNSQAALDSAQARLREAQQQLAQVRAGSRPEEIAQAQAQLSQAKGQVQLVTAQLADTQVVAPRGGKIAERNARVGETTSSSTTLFKIVQNGRLELQVKVPETQLPQIRPGQKVEITSDSDSQLRLTGTVRDIDPIVDSESRQATVNVNLPNNANLKPGMFLRAAIITSATPGVTVPADAILPQTDGSAIAFVLQPDNTVKAQTVETGQILPNGRVEIKSGLKPRDRAILKGASYLKDRDRVSVIEN, encoded by the coding sequence ATGGATCGCGCCGCAGAAGACGAAAAAATTCAGCTCAATGGAAAAGTGATTGAGCCAACCGAATCCGAACGGAAGGTAGAGATTGCCGAACCGCTCGTTTCATCGAAAAAATCATCCTGGCTTTCTGGCGGGCGAGGGGTTGTATTGGGAGTTGGGTTGGGACTCTTTTTTGCATTAATTGGCAGTCGAATCGTACAGCCAGGAAGTGCGAACGATGCCCAAAAACCAGAGACTCCAGCAGCAGAATCTCAAGCCCCCGCGCGCAGCGTTACGGTTGCGGAGGTGGAGTCACAGGCGGTTAACCGTACCTTGGATGCGACGGGAACGGTTGAAGCCTTTGAAATGATTCCGGTGATGGCAGAAGCGACGGGGCTGAAAATTCAGTCGGTATTGGTGGATGAGGGAGATATCGTCCAAAAAGGGCAACTTTTAGCACGCCTCGATAATTCGATTTTGCAGGCGCAATTGGTACAGGCACAGGCGGGAGTACAACAGGCAGAGGCGCGTTTAGCCCAGTTGCGGGCGGGCAGTCGAACCGAAGAGGTTGCCAGGGCAAGGGAAAGCGCGAGCAGTGCGGAAGCGGCAGTGCGACAGGCGCAGTCCGATTTAACCTTAGCGCGGCAGCGAGCCAAGAGCAATCGGATGTTGGCATCAGAAGGCGCGATCGCGCGCGATCGTCTCAATGAAGTATTAACCATCGAACGCAACAGTCAAGCTGCTCTGGATAGCGCCCAAGCCCGATTGCGGGAAGCCCAGCAACAACTCGCCCAGGTACGAGCGGGTTCCCGTCCGGAGGAGATCGCCCAAGCGCAGGCGCAATTGTCTCAAGCGAAGGGACAGGTACAACTGGTGACCGCACAGTTGGCAGATACCCAAGTGGTTGCGCCGAGGGGCGGCAAAATTGCCGAACGAAATGCTCGCGTGGGGGAGACTACCTCTTCTTCTACAACTCTGTTTAAAATCGTGCAGAACGGACGCTTGGAATTGCAGGTGAAAGTCCCAGAAACGCAACTGCCGCAAATTCGTCCGGGTCAAAAGGTTGAGATTACCTCCGATTCCGATAGCCAGTTACGCCTAACAGGAACGGTACGAGATATCGATCCGATTGTGGATTCTGAATCCCGTCAGGCAACGGTTAATGTAAACTTGCCCAATAATGCCAACCTCAAACCGGGAATGTTTTTGCGCGCGGCGATTATTACCAGTGCGACTCCCGGTGTAACCGTTCCGGCTGATGCGATTTTGCCCCAAACCGACGGCAGCGCGATCGCGTTTGTCCTGCAACCGGATAATACCGTTAAGGCGCAAACCGTGGAAACCGGGCAAATTCTCCCCAACGGGCGCGTCGAAATTAAAAGCGGATTGAAGCCGCGCGATCGCGCGATCCTTAAAGGGGCATCTTATCTTAAAGACCGCGATCGCGTTTCAGTGATTGAGAACTAA
- a CDS encoding FtsK/SpoIIIE domain-containing protein, with the protein MIQKFPICFEAHLKDKIGSISESKFHIFAYETLLNSLTQACDKFVFSLRHLYTPLDKKKLSSFILINPIVEIDNSEKVEIIEGLIKGSLNRFYNLTYKPEGFPQHNWVTSISEMLKYGEFIKQPEFTGYLPHLFSTELITNNFNLLKLLEATSCENLILDFSLEAYNSPKEQAGWNNAINDLVNCLSDYGSKSNSVKYALELYRNYQDNYSENQLFHYSIKALGENTVDTIAILQTLGEIVGSKKKARRILNLIPLTLSPEQPSFIKSLDATKNVQIFKGMQWDGWEKRIGKNLEKKLIKETVKSSGFLCSLDDGSLSFPILPSNLGQFNQSYNTNRTLPNPSESIENQNSGDLTLGKDSSLSKIFETQIPKVEHLKPLHHITTYQEVVGFFQAFSPGVSSSEIEFFTTSAEEIFFKHHHLITKDTYIVGLDDNKKPITSHWTEIPHRLIAGETGAGKTNFLHWIIFQFLYVNPQRKVYIADFKGTDFLYLQNLDINVEIIDTPEDSKELVEKIYAREYVDRLNLMKKYGVSSLKLLQEEGVDIDRSLWVIDEAADIADFSYKLRESIEKRLKEYARKGRTFGIHVLYCTQRPTTEVVTKQVTDQCGEKTVFRVTPDASQRILDDTVAGTIPKNVRGRAWLDGYAGRMFVNVPKMKKPEGSTIPIEDTLWHHFISK; encoded by the coding sequence ATGATTCAAAAGTTTCCTATATGTTTTGAAGCCCATCTTAAAGACAAAATTGGCAGTATTTCAGAGTCAAAGTTTCACATCTTTGCCTATGAAACACTATTGAACTCTTTAACTCAAGCTTGCGACAAATTTGTGTTTTCACTGCGCCATCTTTATACACCATTAGACAAAAAAAAGCTGAGTTCATTTATTCTCATTAATCCAATTGTTGAAATCGATAATAGCGAAAAAGTTGAAATAATAGAGGGATTAATTAAAGGAAGCTTGAATAGATTTTATAATCTCACTTATAAACCAGAAGGATTCCCTCAGCACAATTGGGTAACTTCAATTAGTGAAATGCTTAAGTATGGAGAGTTTATTAAGCAACCAGAATTCACAGGCTATTTACCTCATCTTTTTTCTACTGAACTAATTACCAATAATTTTAATCTACTAAAGTTATTAGAAGCAACAAGTTGTGAGAATTTAATCTTAGACTTTTCCCTGGAAGCTTACAATTCTCCAAAAGAGCAGGCTGGCTGGAATAACGCGATCAACGATTTAGTAAATTGTCTTAGTGATTATGGTTCTAAAAGTAACTCCGTAAAATATGCTCTTGAGCTATATAGAAATTACCAAGATAACTACTCTGAAAATCAGCTTTTTCATTACAGCATAAAGGCATTAGGTGAAAACACAGTAGATACGATTGCTATTTTGCAAACTTTAGGAGAAATAGTCGGTAGTAAGAAAAAAGCACGTCGGATACTTAATCTAATTCCTCTTACACTCAGTCCCGAACAGCCTAGCTTTATAAAGAGTTTAGACGCAACTAAAAATGTTCAAATTTTTAAAGGTATGCAGTGGGATGGTTGGGAAAAAAGAATTGGTAAAAACTTGGAGAAAAAACTTATTAAAGAAACTGTAAAATCGAGTGGTTTTCTCTGTAGCCTTGATGATGGTTCTCTATCTTTTCCAATATTGCCATCTAACTTAGGTCAGTTCAACCAATCCTACAACACTAATCGCACCCTACCTAACCCAAGTGAATCTATAGAAAATCAAAATTCAGGTGATTTAACATTAGGGAAAGATTCTTCTCTCTCAAAGATATTTGAGACACAAATTCCAAAAGTAGAACATCTGAAACCATTACACCACATCACTACATATCAAGAAGTTGTTGGCTTTTTTCAAGCTTTCTCTCCTGGCGTATCAAGTAGTGAAATTGAATTCTTTACTACGTCAGCAGAAGAAATCTTTTTCAAGCATCACCATCTGATTACAAAGGATACTTACATTGTAGGGCTTGATGATAATAAAAAGCCCATCACTTCTCACTGGACTGAAATTCCCCACCGCCTCATCGCTGGAGAAACAGGAGCAGGCAAGACTAATTTCTTACACTGGATAATTTTTCAATTTTTGTATGTTAATCCTCAGCGAAAGGTTTATATTGCTGATTTTAAGGGTACTGATTTCTTATATTTACAGAACCTCGATATCAATGTTGAGATTATTGACACCCCAGAAGATAGTAAGGAATTAGTTGAAAAGATTTATGCGCGAGAATATGTAGACAGATTGAATTTGATGAAAAAATATGGAGTATCTAGCCTTAAATTATTGCAAGAAGAAGGTGTAGATATAGATCGAAGTCTTTGGGTGATTGATGAAGCTGCCGATATTGCAGACTTTTCCTATAAGTTGCGCGAATCTATAGAAAAGAGGCTGAAAGAATATGCACGTAAAGGACGTACATTTGGCATTCATGTTCTTTATTGTACTCAGCGCCCAACAACAGAAGTGGTTACTAAACAAGTTACCGATCAATGTGGAGAAAAAACTGTTTTCAGAGTCACACCTGATGCAAGTCAACGTATTCTGGATGACACAGTTGCTGGCACTATTCCCAAAAATGTGCGTGGTCGTGCTTGGTTGGATGGCTATGCAGGTAGGATGTTTGTAAATGTGCCGAAAATGAAAAAACCTGAAGGATCGACTATCCCTATAGAAGATACTCTTTGGCACCATTTTATTTCTAAATGA
- a CDS encoding ATP-binding protein, which translates to MQQPTPNEHFKLQLPTELEALPQALQWFEKIALPLLPQQAYWQCQVALAEGFTNVVRHAHQGLPPTTSIDLEILLWDRCFEIRIWDWGKPFDLKAKLQELNPNNLNDPFYEGGRGLMFIQKLTDELHYCRQADKRNCLTMRKGLI; encoded by the coding sequence ATGCAACAACCCACTCCCAACGAGCATTTCAAGCTTCAACTCCCCACAGAATTAGAAGCTTTGCCTCAAGCATTGCAATGGTTCGAGAAAATTGCCCTGCCATTACTCCCCCAACAAGCTTACTGGCAGTGTCAAGTTGCCCTTGCGGAAGGATTTACCAATGTTGTTCGCCACGCCCATCAAGGTTTGCCTCCCACCACCTCAATCGATCTGGAAATTCTCTTATGGGATCGCTGTTTTGAAATTCGGATTTGGGATTGGGGAAAACCTTTCGATCTCAAGGCAAAACTCCAAGAATTAAATCCCAATAATCTCAACGATCCCTTTTATGAAGGGGGACGCGGACTGATGTTCATTCAAAAGCTCACTGACGAATTACACTACTGCCGTCAGGCGGATAAGCGCAATTGTCTGACGATGCGTAAGGGACTTATCTGA
- a CDS encoding DUF3318 domain-containing protein, with amino-acid sequence MTSYAAASARAEMSELRRLKTLLPPELQSWVMVEGSTEINPPLIRCEEIGRDEVEIQIDLAKWENLAIDQRNLLFWHEVGRIQNDTIPKEGWEMAALAIGLGGAVGELWVQDGLLLLLALALCGVSGYRIWQKNNGARLIEEGIEADGKAIALATRFGYTLPNAYKSLGSALKTLVEQTPNRRQRKKYEERLQALRRSAAKAKAKMQSQRESNVPI; translated from the coding sequence ATGACATCTTATGCGGCTGCCTCTGCCAGGGCTGAGATGAGCGAACTGAGACGTTTAAAAACGCTACTTCCCCCAGAACTTCAAAGCTGGGTCATGGTAGAAGGTTCGACAGAAATCAACCCCCCCCTCATTCGTTGTGAGGAAATCGGCAGAGATGAAGTAGAAATCCAAATCGATTTAGCCAAGTGGGAAAATCTCGCGATCGATCAGCGCAATCTCCTCTTTTGGCACGAAGTCGGTCGAATTCAAAACGATACCATTCCCAAAGAAGGCTGGGAAATGGCAGCCCTCGCCATTGGTTTAGGCGGTGCGGTAGGAGAACTCTGGGTGCAAGATGGCTTACTCCTGCTGTTAGCCCTTGCTTTGTGCGGCGTATCGGGTTATCGCATTTGGCAGAAAAACAATGGCGCGCGCTTGATTGAAGAAGGAATCGAAGCCGATGGAAAAGCGATCGCGCTGGCAACTCGCTTCGGTTATACACTCCCCAACGCTTACAAAAGTTTGGGAAGCGCCCTCAAAACCCTAGTCGAGCAAACCCCAAATCGACGACAGCGCAAGAAATACGAGGAACGCTTGCAGGCGCTCAGACGCAGTGCGGCGAAAGCTAAGGCGAAAATGCAGTCTCAACGGGAAAGCAACGTTCCCATTTAG
- a CDS encoding efflux RND transporter permease subunit yields the protein MSFHVSSWSIKKPVPTIVMFLILAIVGFFSFKTMGIDQQPNIDVPAVIITVTQPGAGPEELETQVTKKIEDAVAGLGNIDEIVSNVNDGNSTTTINFVLGTDSNEATNDVRNAVAQIRTSLPEDINEPIVKRLEFSGGSIMTYAVISERRSVEELSDLVDRTIGRALLNVPGVAQIDRLGGVDREIRIDLDPSRLQAYGITATQVNDQIRRLNINLPGGRTEIGGSEQNVRTLGSAETVEDLGNSRIVLPNGDTVPLTSLGSVEDHFAEPRKAAFLNGKPIVAFSVLRSPGSTLVTVESGVRKAVEQLKKTLPEDVELDLTFTRAQSIRGTYNATINALLIGCVLTVITVGIFLREWRATLITGLALPLSIIPTFGVMKVLGYTLNGMTLLALALAIGNLVDDAICMIENIDQHLQMGKTPLQAAWDGAREIGLAVVATTATIVAVFLPVAFMGGIPGQFFQPFGVTVAVSTMFSTLVACTMTPMLSAYLLRPKENVNGNGSSAFSTSPHKKRPYQTALTWALRHRITTLLVAIAFFIGSLQLVPFIPKGLFDEGDTGISTVMVDLPPGSTLSETTDILKNLTQDLLENPAVNRVVARANSVDSGLAYVKLVPKDERIHQREFEKQMRGVFQKIPGARVAFRSSGPGGSAKDVSIVLKSDNPQVLTQTANAIETKMGEIPGLVDVTSSLSLVKPEIIIEPARDRASDLGVSVQSIARTASLALIGDNESSLAKFNLPDRQIPIRVQIAPEAGERLETLQTLRVPSANGSLVPLKAVANLRLGSGPAEIKRFDRSRQVSLEANLEGISLGDAIAQIRALPEMNPLPPEVEEEPAGDAKIMRDIFTRFGSALGFAVLSIYAILVLLYNNFLYPFAILSALPLSIGGALLGLLVTQKEMGLFALIGIVLLMGLVTKNAILLVDFALAAQQEGKPQFKAVVQAGVSRLRPILMTSISTIAGMMPIALEFGADGEVRSPMAIAVIGGFSTSTLLTLIVVPVLFTYVDSVVHWLGRLFRGKKSVRTLPLLQEEEIVTQNGDLN from the coding sequence ATGTCTTTCCACGTCTCCTCCTGGTCCATCAAAAAACCCGTCCCCACCATCGTCATGTTCCTCATTCTGGCGATTGTTGGCTTCTTCTCCTTCAAAACAATGGGGATCGACCAGCAGCCCAACATCGACGTACCTGCGGTCATAATTACTGTGACTCAACCGGGTGCCGGCCCAGAAGAACTGGAAACCCAAGTTACTAAGAAAATTGAAGACGCAGTTGCAGGATTGGGCAACATCGATGAGATCGTCTCCAACGTCAACGACGGCAACTCCACCACCACCATCAACTTCGTTCTCGGTACCGACAGTAACGAAGCCACCAATGACGTACGCAACGCCGTTGCCCAAATTCGCACCTCTCTCCCCGAAGACATCAACGAACCCATCGTCAAGCGCCTCGAATTTTCCGGCGGCTCGATTATGACCTACGCCGTCATCTCAGAACGACGCTCTGTTGAGGAATTGAGCGATTTAGTCGATCGCACGATCGGTCGGGCGCTGCTCAATGTACCAGGGGTCGCCCAAATCGATCGTTTAGGGGGCGTAGACCGAGAAATTCGCATCGATCTCGACCCCAGCCGCCTGCAAGCCTATGGCATTACCGCCACCCAAGTCAACGACCAAATTCGCCGCTTGAATATCAATCTCCCCGGCGGTCGTACTGAAATTGGCGGCAGCGAACAAAATGTGAGAACCCTAGGCAGCGCCGAAACTGTTGAAGACTTGGGCAACTCTCGCATTGTTCTTCCCAACGGCGACACCGTTCCCCTCACTAGCTTGGGTTCAGTGGAAGACCATTTTGCCGAACCCCGAAAAGCGGCATTTCTCAACGGCAAACCTATCGTTGCTTTTTCCGTTCTGCGCAGTCCCGGTAGTACTTTGGTGACCGTTGAAAGTGGCGTTCGCAAAGCCGTCGAACAGCTCAAAAAAACCTTACCCGAAGATGTCGAATTAGACCTCACTTTCACCCGCGCTCAATCGATTCGCGGCACCTACAACGCCACAATTAACGCACTCCTCATCGGTTGCGTCCTGACCGTAATTACCGTGGGGATTTTTCTGCGGGAATGGCGAGCAACCCTCATTACAGGACTGGCACTTCCCCTTTCAATTATTCCCACATTTGGGGTGATGAAAGTCCTCGGCTACACCCTCAACGGCATGACCCTTCTCGCCTTGGCGTTGGCAATTGGGAACCTCGTCGATGATGCCATCTGCATGATTGAAAATATCGACCAACATTTGCAAATGGGCAAAACGCCCTTGCAAGCAGCGTGGGATGGGGCGAGAGAGATTGGGTTGGCGGTTGTGGCAACCACTGCAACCATCGTTGCCGTATTCCTTCCCGTGGCATTTATGGGAGGGATTCCCGGTCAATTTTTCCAACCCTTTGGGGTAACGGTGGCGGTATCGACCATGTTTTCAACCCTGGTCGCCTGCACCATGACTCCTATGCTTAGTGCCTATTTGTTGCGACCTAAAGAGAACGTCAATGGCAATGGTTCTTCTGCGTTTTCCACTTCTCCCCACAAAAAACGTCCCTATCAAACCGCTCTCACTTGGGCGCTACGCCATCGCATTACAACCTTACTAGTCGCGATCGCGTTTTTTATCGGTAGCTTGCAACTCGTTCCTTTCATCCCCAAAGGATTATTCGATGAAGGGGATACGGGAATCAGCACTGTCATGGTCGATTTACCCCCCGGTTCCACCTTGAGCGAAACCACAGACATTCTTAAAAACCTCACTCAAGATTTGCTCGAAAATCCCGCAGTCAATCGCGTCGTCGCCAGGGCAAATAGTGTCGATTCCGGACTAGCTTATGTCAAACTCGTCCCCAAAGACGAACGCATCCATCAACGAGAATTCGAGAAGCAAATGCGAGGAGTCTTCCAAAAGATTCCGGGTGCGCGAGTGGCATTCCGCAGTAGCGGGCCTGGGGGAAGTGCGAAAGACGTTTCTATCGTCCTCAAAAGCGACAATCCTCAAGTTTTAACTCAAACCGCCAACGCTATCGAAACCAAAATGGGCGAGATTCCAGGGTTGGTAGACGTGACTTCGAGCCTGAGTTTAGTTAAGCCTGAGATTATTATCGAACCGGCGCGCGATCGCGCGTCAGATTTAGGGGTTTCCGTTCAATCCATCGCCCGCACGGCATCCCTCGCCCTCATCGGCGACAACGAATCCAGCCTCGCGAAATTCAACCTTCCCGACCGCCAAATTCCCATTCGCGTCCAAATCGCCCCGGAAGCTGGGGAAAGATTGGAAACCCTACAAACCCTGCGCGTTCCCAGCGCCAACGGCAGCCTCGTTCCTCTCAAAGCCGTCGCCAACCTCCGTTTGGGGAGTGGTCCTGCTGAAATCAAACGCTTCGACCGCAGCCGCCAGGTATCCCTAGAAGCCAACCTAGAAGGCATTTCCTTGGGGGATGCCATCGCGCAAATCAGAGCCTTACCGGAAATGAACCCCCTTCCCCCAGAAGTTGAAGAAGAACCCGCCGGGGATGCGAAAATCATGCGAGATATTTTCACGCGCTTCGGGTCGGCGTTAGGCTTTGCAGTCCTCTCGATCTATGCAATCCTAGTCCTGCTCTACAACAACTTCCTCTACCCCTTCGCCATTTTATCCGCCCTTCCCCTCTCCATTGGCGGCGCGTTATTGGGATTGCTCGTCACCCAAAAAGAGATGGGACTCTTCGCCTTGATTGGCATCGTCCTCTTAATGGGATTGGTCACCAAAAACGCCATTCTCCTGGTGGATTTTGCCCTCGCCGCACAACAGGAGGGGAAACCCCAATTCAAAGCCGTCGTCCAAGCGGGAGTCTCTCGCCTGCGACCAATCCTCATGACCTCCATCTCAACCATTGCGGGAATGATGCCCATCGCCTTGGAATTTGGCGCGGATGGAGAAGTTAGGAGTCCAATGGCAATCGCCGTCATCGGCGGCTTTTCCACCTCAACCCTGCTCACCCTCATCGTCGTTCCCGTTCTCTTCACCTACGTGGATAGTGTCGTCCACTGGCTGGGTCGCCTGTTCCGAGGCAAGAAGTCAGTGCGGACGTTACCTCTTTTGCAGGAGGAAGAGATCGTGACACAGAATGGGGATTTGAATTGA